Proteins encoded together in one Camelus dromedarius isolate mCamDro1 chromosome 11, mCamDro1.pat, whole genome shotgun sequence window:
- the LOC105094609 gene encoding LOW QUALITY PROTEIN: keratin, type II cytoskeletal 6B-like (The sequence of the model RefSeq protein was modified relative to this genomic sequence to represent the inferred CDS: deleted 1 base in 1 codon), producing the protein MSCRSTVRSQNTSRRGFSAGSARVPGVCRSGFSSVSVSRSRGGGGLAGVCGGAGFGSRSLYGLGGTKRISIEGGSSAISGGYGSRFGGGFGFGFGGGAGSGYGFGGAAGLGGGAGFAGGYGGAGFPVCPPGGIQEVTVNQSLLTPLTLEIDPTIQRVRTEKRQQIKTLNNKFAPFIDKECSQMQSRSSDISVVLSTDNNRNLDLDSITSEVKGLYEKIAHMRQAEARSSHQSKPTVSGGYGGASGASGVGSGYSRSSSSHSLAGGFSSRNGRALGSGLSSTRGSSFTIKYTATSSSSRKSYKH; encoded by the exons ATGTCTTGCAGATCCACCGTGAGGAGCCAAAACACCAGCCGCCGGGGCTTCAGTGCCGGCTCAGCCCGAGTCCCTGGGGTCTGCCGCTCTGGCTTCAGCAGCGTGTCGGTGTCCCGCTCCAGGGGCGGTGGTGGACTGGCTGGAGTGTGTGGAGGAGCTGGCTTTGGC AGTCGCAGCCTCTATGGCCTGGGGGGCACCAAGAGGATCTCCATCGAAGGGGGCAGTTCTGCCATCAGTGGCGGATACGGCAGCAGATTCGGAGGTGGCTTTGGCTTTGGTTTtggaggtggagctgggagtGGATACGGTTTTGGTGGTGCAGCTGGGCTCGGTGGTGGAGCTGGCTTTGCTGGTGGCTATGGGGGCGCTGGCTTCCCTGTGTGCCCCCCTGGAGGCATCCAAGAGGTCACCGTCAACCAGAGTCTCCTCACTCCTCTGACTCTGGAAATCGACCCCACCATCCAGCGAGTGAGAACTGAGAAGCGGCAGCAGATCAAGACCCTTAACAACAAGTTTGCCCCCTTCATCGACAAG GAGTGTTCTCAGATGCAGTCCCGTAGCTCAGACATTTCTGTGGTCCTCTCCACGGACAACAATCGTAACCTGGACCTGGACAGCATCACTTCTGAGGTCAAAGGCCTATACGAGAAGATTGCTCACATGAGGCAGGCTGAGGCCAGATCCTCACACCAGAGCAAG CCCACCGTCTCCGGTGGCTATGGCGGTGCCAGCGGTGCCAGCGGTGTCGGCAGTGGCTACTCCCGCAGCAGCAGCAGTCACAGCCTTGCAGGTGGCTTCAGTTCCAGGAATGGCAGAGCCTTAGGAAGTGGCCTCAGCTCCACCAGGGGCAGCAGTTTCACCATTAAGTAcacagccacctcctcctccagcaggaaGAGCTACAAGCACTGA